A genomic segment from Bacillus cereus G9842 encodes:
- a CDS encoding DUF3955 domain-containing protein, whose amino-acid sequence MKNKYVVAISFMILAIISLTIHASNSKVGADGFLEEPFFFLVPISYVLFLSGIGVLLFGFITSKLKKGNR is encoded by the coding sequence ATGAAAAATAAATACGTAGTAGCTATTTCTTTCATGATTTTAGCGATTATTTCTTTAACTATACATGCTTCAAACAGTAAAGTAGGAGCGGATGGATTCCTTGAAGAACCTTTCTTTTTCCTAGTACCGATAAGTTATGTATTGTTCCTTAGTGGTATTGGTGTATTATTATTTGGATTTATTACTTCCAAGCTAAAAAAGGGCAATAGATAG
- the crcB gene encoding fluoride efflux transporter CrcB: MIYIIVGIAGILGALSRYYLGLTIHTSWNHSFPLATLLINLLGCFLLAWLTTYIARRNILPLEIITGIGTGFIGSFTTFSTFSVETVQLINHSEWDTAFLYVSCSILGGLIMSGLGYTLGDFLIKKHLTEGDHL, translated from the coding sequence TTGATTTATATTATCGTTGGCATAGCCGGTATATTAGGAGCCCTTTCTCGCTATTATTTAGGTCTTACTATTCATACTTCATGGAATCATTCATTTCCGCTAGCTACATTGCTCATCAACTTACTCGGCTGCTTCCTATTAGCGTGGCTAACTACCTATATCGCTCGGCGAAACATCTTACCATTAGAAATTATCACAGGCATTGGGACTGGATTCATTGGTTCCTTTACGACGTTTTCAACATTTAGTGTAGAAACTGTGCAACTAATCAATCATTCTGAATGGGATACGGCTTTCTTATATGTATCATGCAGCATACTTGGTGGTCTCATTATGTCTGGTCTTGGCTATACACTAGGTGATTTCTTAATTAAGAAACATCTTACGGAAGGTGATCACTTATGA
- the cynS gene encoding cyanase translates to MNRQEATQKILAAKIEKGLTWEEIAKVSEHSETWVVTALLGQATMTRPEAEKIGKLLELDEKVVQALTVVPLRGQVMEMPPTDPIAYRLYEMMLQYAPTIRELILEKAGEGVMSAINFNLGVDTQEDPKGGDPRIVITLNGKFLPFRTW, encoded by the coding sequence ATGAATAGACAAGAAGCTACGCAAAAAATTTTAGCGGCAAAAATTGAAAAAGGGTTAACTTGGGAAGAAATTGCAAAAGTAAGTGAACACTCTGAGACTTGGGTTGTAACAGCGTTATTAGGACAAGCTACAATGACACGTCCAGAAGCAGAAAAAATTGGTAAACTATTAGAATTAGATGAAAAAGTAGTTCAAGCATTAACAGTAGTTCCACTTCGCGGCCAAGTGATGGAAATGCCTCCTACGGACCCGATTGCATATCGTTTATATGAAATGATGTTACAATATGCACCAACTATTAGAGAGTTAATCTTAGAAAAAGCCGGCGAAGGTGTAATGAGTGCGATTAACTTCAACCTAGGTGTGGATACACAAGAAGATCCAAAAGGTGGCGATCCTCGTATCGTGATTACACTTAATGGGAAATTCTTACCATTCCGTACATGGTAA
- the speG gene encoding spermidine N1-acetyltransferase has protein sequence MNQELKLRPLEREDLKFVHELNNNAHIMSYWFEEPYEAFVELQDLYDKHIHDQSERRFIVEKDNEMVGLVELVEIDYIHRRTEFQIIIDPNYQGYGYAAEATRLAMDYAFAVLNMHKIYLVVDKENEKAVHVYKKVGFIVEGELLDEFFVDGNYHNAIRMCMFQKEYFKNK, from the coding sequence ATGAATCAGGAATTGAAGTTACGTCCATTAGAACGAGAAGATTTAAAGTTTGTACACGAACTGAATAATAATGCCCATATTATGTCGTATTGGTTTGAAGAGCCGTATGAGGCATTTGTGGAGCTGCAGGATTTATACGATAAACATATACATGATCAAAGTGAACGACGATTTATCGTTGAGAAAGACAATGAGATGGTTGGATTAGTTGAGTTAGTAGAAATCGATTATATTCATCGTAGAACAGAATTCCAAATTATTATTGATCCAAATTATCAAGGATATGGTTATGCAGCAGAGGCGACGCGTTTAGCGATGGATTATGCTTTCGCTGTATTAAATATGCATAAGATTTATTTAGTTGTGGATAAAGAAAATGAGAAAGCAGTCCATGTGTATAAAAAGGTTGGATTTATAGTGGAAGGCGAGCTTTTAGACGAGTTTTTCGTTGATGGTAACTATCATAATGCGATAAGAATGTGTATGTTCCAGAAGGAATATTTTAAAAATAAGTAG
- a CDS encoding DUF3947 family protein, with protein sequence MMNHHFYNGRQVGAAITLAGAQGTIHAVNQAIQMQQQAYFAQMLQSQYMPYSQLPMQIVHYDVHPAGLFSIPYGGTYFL encoded by the coding sequence ATGATGAACCATCATTTTTATAATGGAAGACAAGTAGGAGCAGCTATTACACTGGCTGGGGCACAGGGGACAATTCATGCTGTGAATCAAGCTATTCAAATGCAACAACAAGCATATTTTGCACAAATGTTGCAAAGTCAGTATATGCCGTATTCACAACTTCCGATGCAAATTGTACATTACGATGTACATCCAGCTGGTTTATTTTCCATTCCATATGGCGGGACATACTTCTTATGA
- a CDS encoding DUF4362 domain-containing protein translates to MRIQYRKYALSVISLALFTLIGCTNNEQKNDKNETYTFEASKKRGDIIEKNDEVYNIEKLDTFVKNYNSNKDDSVRITKFNNKNEPIIIDLTVKKEKESTSVYYDVDYTKTNEKHNENQEIQYSNTTCQKIKKDIEDNKVTYKLECPDTIHLITAPKS, encoded by the coding sequence ATGAGAATACAATATAGAAAATATGCGTTATCTGTAATCTCATTAGCCTTATTTACTCTTATTGGTTGTACTAATAATGAGCAAAAAAACGATAAAAACGAGACATATACTTTTGAGGCTTCCAAAAAACGTGGTGATATTATTGAGAAAAACGATGAAGTTTATAACATAGAGAAATTAGATACTTTCGTAAAAAACTATAATTCAAATAAAGACGATTCAGTTAGAATTACTAAATTTAATAACAAGAACGAGCCTATTATTATTGATTTAACTGTAAAAAAAGAAAAGGAATCTACCTCCGTCTATTATGATGTCGACTACACAAAAACAAATGAGAAACATAATGAAAACCAAGAGATACAATATTCGAATACTACATGTCAAAAGATAAAGAAAGATATTGAAGACAACAAAGTAACTTATAAATTAGAATGTCCTGACACTATTCATTTGATTACAGCCCCAAAATCATAG
- a CDS encoding DUF4822 domain-containing protein — translation MNKKTKALSSVLLGFTLALTGCAGTKAEENHSKQKQEQVAKETKKENKLTKGQKMANILSKTNWQGTRVYDKDKNDLTKENANFIGLAKFDAKSGRYEFFDAKTGASRGDKGTFFVTNDGKKRILISESMKYQAVVDMTKLNKNVFTYKRMGKDANGKDVEVFVEHVPYKEKELSFTDPDKQLNTTTGDIVKNVDGDKILGGTLWHGTKVLDEAGNDVTQFNSNFISLAKFDDKSNKYEFFNSETGQSRGDYGYFDVVHENKIRAHVSIGNNKYGAALELTELNKNKFTYKRTGKDQAGKDITIFVEHEPYKGDMKPQFSF, via the coding sequence ATGAACAAAAAAACAAAAGCACTATCATCCGTACTGCTCGGATTCACATTAGCATTAACAGGGTGTGCTGGTACTAAAGCTGAAGAAAATCATAGTAAACAAAAACAAGAACAAGTTGCTAAAGAAACAAAAAAGGAAAATAAATTAACTAAAGGGCAAAAAATGGCTAATATTCTTAGCAAGACAAATTGGCAAGGTACACGAGTGTATGACAAAGATAAGAATGACTTAACAAAAGAGAATGCAAACTTCATTGGTCTTGCAAAATTTGATGCGAAGTCAGGCAGATATGAATTTTTTGATGCTAAAACAGGTGCAAGTCGTGGCGATAAAGGAACTTTCTTTGTCACAAATGATGGGAAGAAGAGAATATTAATTTCAGAATCAATGAAGTATCAAGCTGTCGTTGACATGACAAAACTAAATAAAAATGTATTTACTTATAAACGAATGGGGAAAGACGCTAACGGTAAAGATGTAGAAGTTTTCGTTGAACATGTTCCATATAAAGAAAAAGAACTTTCTTTCACTGATCCGGACAAGCAGCTGAACACGACTACAGGAGATATTGTTAAAAATGTTGATGGAGATAAAATTTTAGGCGGTACCCTTTGGCACGGAACAAAGGTATTAGACGAAGCTGGTAACGATGTAACACAATTTAATTCGAATTTTATAAGTCTAGCAAAATTTGATGACAAATCTAATAAATATGAGTTCTTCAATAGCGAAACAGGTCAAAGCCGCGGTGATTATGGCTACTTCGATGTTGTACATGAAAATAAAATAAGAGCCCATGTTTCAATTGGAAATAATAAATATGGTGCTGCTCTTGAACTTACTGAACTAAATAAGAATAAATTTACGTATAAAAGAACTGGTAAAGACCAAGCTGGTAAGGATATAACTATATTCGTTGAACATGAACCTTATAAAGGGGATATGAAACCACAATTTAGCTTTTAA
- the psiE gene encoding phosphate-starvation-inducible protein PsiE: MKSFNIDHVIASILQWILNIALIILSIVLSIFLVNETITFVQYIFSSKEYTSYKLVESIIVYFLYFEFIALIIKYFKSNYHFPLRYFIYIGITALIRLIIVSHEEPMETLLYAGAILVLVIALYISNMRDLRKE, from the coding sequence ATGAAGTCGTTTAATATCGATCATGTTATAGCTAGTATTTTGCAATGGATATTAAATATAGCTTTAATTATATTATCCATTGTGTTATCGATTTTCTTAGTGAATGAGACGATCACGTTTGTGCAGTATATTTTTTCGTCAAAAGAGTATACGTCTTATAAATTGGTTGAAAGTATCATCGTCTATTTCTTATACTTCGAGTTCATTGCATTAATTATTAAGTATTTTAAATCGAATTATCATTTCCCGTTACGTTATTTTATTTATATCGGAATTACGGCTTTAATTCGGTTGATTATTGTGTCTCATGAGGAACCGATGGAGACGTTATTATACGCAGGAGCAATTCTTGTTTTAGTTATTGCTTTATACATATCGAATATGAGAGATTTGAGAAAAGAGTAG
- a CDS encoding beta-class carbonic anhydrase — protein MLLQEILSFNEHFVENKEYAPREATKMPKKRMVVVSCMDARLIELLPKALDIHDGDAKVIRNAGGKIASAFDSVMQSVVASVYDLNADEIFLIGHHRCGASQTNPKGTLQKILDRGVASSEILSAIEYAGIDLEKWLFGFDDVCDSTQANVDLVRNHPLIPKDVPVHGLVIDPHTGKLDVVVDGYKALNSKTK, from the coding sequence ATGTTATTACAAGAAATTCTATCGTTCAATGAACATTTTGTAGAAAATAAGGAATACGCTCCTCGTGAAGCGACAAAAATGCCTAAAAAACGTATGGTTGTTGTTTCTTGCATGGATGCTCGTTTAATTGAGCTACTTCCAAAAGCTTTAGATATACACGATGGTGATGCAAAGGTTATCAGAAATGCAGGTGGTAAAATTGCTTCTGCTTTCGATAGTGTTATGCAAAGTGTTGTAGCATCAGTATACGATTTAAATGCAGATGAAATCTTCCTTATTGGACACCATAGATGTGGCGCGAGCCAAACGAATCCAAAAGGAACACTTCAAAAAATATTAGATCGCGGAGTAGCTTCATCAGAAATTTTATCAGCGATTGAATATGCTGGTATTGACCTTGAAAAATGGTTATTCGGATTCGATGATGTTTGCGACTCAACGCAAGCTAATGTTGATTTAGTAAGAAATCATCCACTTATCCCAAAAGATGTTCCTGTACATGGTTTAGTTATTGACCCTCACACAGGTAAATTAGATGTAGTGGTTGATGGATATAAAGCGTTAAATAGTAAAACAAAATAA
- a CDS encoding Lrp/AsnC family transcriptional regulator yields MKGLVYIIDQTDFEILKLLGENSRIQWKELGQKIHMTGQAVGNRIRRLEDLGIIEQYTIAINRIKLGQVVTAFVTLFVTTANHQEFMNFFQGEEGISEVHRISGEGCYLLKTHFASNEDLDNFLGRLLKYGNYRVNLSIGKLK; encoded by the coding sequence GTGAAAGGATTGGTTTATATCATTGATCAAACAGATTTTGAGATACTGAAATTATTAGGAGAAAACTCAAGAATACAATGGAAAGAACTTGGCCAAAAAATACATATGACGGGGCAAGCTGTAGGAAATCGAATTCGAAGATTAGAGGATTTAGGGATTATTGAACAGTATACAATTGCAATAAACCGAATCAAATTAGGGCAAGTAGTGACTGCATTTGTTACTTTGTTCGTAACAACAGCTAATCACCAAGAGTTTATGAATTTCTTTCAAGGAGAAGAAGGGATTTCTGAAGTACACCGTATAAGTGGTGAGGGGTGTTATTTATTAAAAACACATTTTGCTTCCAACGAAGACTTAGATAACTTTCTAGGACGACTATTAAAATACGGGAACTATCGTGTTAACTTATCAATAGGAAAGTTGAAATAA
- a CDS encoding cysteine hydrolase family protein, translating into MKEALLLVDIQNDYFEGGNMELHQPEKAAQKAKEVLRVFREKHKTVIHVQHISNNEGATFFLPDTVGVQIYDNVQPIANERVIQKHHPNSFLRTNLLETLKTEKIDQLVICGMMTHVCIDATVRAASDFGFQCIVIEDACTTKDLEFQGNLIPAVHAHQSFMSALEFGDIYATVMSANCFINKSK; encoded by the coding sequence ATGAAAGAAGCGTTACTATTAGTAGACATACAAAATGATTACTTTGAAGGCGGCAATATGGAATTACATCAACCTGAAAAAGCCGCACAAAAAGCGAAAGAAGTTTTGAGAGTATTTCGCGAAAAGCATAAAACAGTTATTCACGTACAACATATTTCGAACAACGAAGGGGCTACTTTCTTCTTACCCGATACAGTAGGTGTTCAAATTTATGATAATGTACAACCGATTGCTAACGAAAGAGTCATTCAAAAACATCACCCTAACAGTTTTTTAAGAACAAATTTATTAGAAACATTAAAGACAGAAAAAATAGATCAACTAGTCATTTGCGGTATGATGACTCATGTATGTATTGATGCAACAGTACGCGCTGCCAGTGACTTCGGATTTCAATGTATTGTAATTGAAGATGCTTGTACAACAAAAGATTTAGAATTTCAAGGAAATCTAATCCCCGCAGTACACGCTCATCAATCGTTCATGAGTGCATTAGAGTTTGGTGATATTTATGCAACAGTCATGTCAGCAAACTGTTTTATAAACAAGAGCAAATAA
- a CDS encoding Lrp/AsnC family transcriptional regulator: MFDSTDFKIIQLLQENARMNWKEIGEIVHLTGQAVGKRIHKLEEAGVIQKYTINIDRAKLEGSIMTFVTLFLHAPHYHNQIQNFFEKTDVITEMYRISGDGCYVMTLHTSSHQQLEETLADVLHYGDYRINTVIKTMEKKKE, translated from the coding sequence ATGTTTGATTCAACAGATTTTAAGATTATACAATTACTACAAGAAAACGCTAGAATGAACTGGAAGGAAATTGGGGAGATAGTACATTTGACTGGTCAGGCTGTCGGGAAACGAATTCATAAATTAGAAGAGGCAGGTGTCATTCAAAAATATACGATAAATATCGATAGGGCTAAGCTAGAAGGATCTATTATGACCTTTGTTACACTATTTTTGCATGCACCGCACTATCATAATCAAATTCAAAACTTTTTTGAAAAAACGGACGTAATTACTGAAATGTATCGTATAAGCGGCGATGGGTGCTATGTCATGACTCTTCACACATCTTCGCATCAGCAATTAGAAGAGACTCTTGCAGATGTTTTACATTATGGTGATTATCGTATAAATACTGTCATTAAGACAATGGAAAAAAAGAAAGAATAA
- a CDS encoding MFS transporter, producing MSENNWKTKIILFLTAQTISLFGSSLVQYAIIWYITLTTSSGVMLTISTVCGFLPQIAISLFAGVWIDRYDRKKMIMLSDGVIAIATLVLASLFLTGYKSIWLLFIVLLIRSAGTGVQTPAVNALIPQIVPKEYLMKVNGINSSITSLIMFLSPAASAAILSIASIEITFFIDVITAMIGISIMFVIQVEGHVNVESKQKSNLQGIKEGFSYLKENVFIKRLILLLIIVMILISPAAFLTPLMVTRSFGAEMWRLTASEMTFSAGAAAGGVLIAAWGGFRNRMYTTALACALYGLLMIGLGIAPIFIMYLVFNFLIGITMPCFNTPVTVLLQEKVEPSMHGRMFSLVQIANSCALPLGMIIFGPLSDMFSVEILLIYAGIFVLFCAMYIVLSKRFEV from the coding sequence ATGAGTGAAAACAATTGGAAAACGAAAATTATATTATTTTTGACCGCTCAAACTATTTCGTTGTTCGGTTCCTCTCTCGTGCAATACGCGATTATATGGTATATCACCCTTACAACATCATCAGGAGTGATGTTGACTATTTCAACTGTTTGCGGTTTTCTACCACAAATTGCGATATCTTTGTTTGCAGGTGTTTGGATTGATCGTTATGACCGTAAAAAGATGATTATGTTATCGGATGGGGTTATAGCGATTGCGACGTTAGTTTTAGCAAGTTTATTTTTAACAGGATATAAAAGTATTTGGTTACTTTTTATTGTGTTACTCATTCGTTCAGCTGGAACAGGAGTACAAACGCCAGCTGTGAATGCATTAATTCCGCAAATCGTTCCGAAAGAGTATCTTATGAAAGTAAATGGAATAAATAGCAGTATTACATCTTTAATTATGTTTCTTTCTCCAGCAGCAAGTGCTGCGATTCTTTCTATTGCCAGCATTGAAATAACATTTTTTATTGATGTTATTACAGCTATGATTGGAATTAGTATTATGTTTGTTATTCAGGTCGAAGGACATGTGAATGTAGAGAGTAAGCAAAAATCTAATCTACAGGGAATTAAAGAAGGGTTCTCTTATTTAAAAGAAAATGTATTTATTAAAAGGCTAATCCTTTTATTGATTATCGTCATGATTTTAATAAGTCCAGCTGCTTTTTTAACACCTTTAATGGTAACTCGTTCTTTCGGGGCCGAAATGTGGAGACTTACTGCTAGTGAGATGACCTTTAGTGCGGGTGCGGCAGCTGGTGGCGTATTGATTGCGGCGTGGGGTGGCTTTCGTAATCGTATGTATACAACAGCGCTAGCTTGTGCATTATATGGACTGCTTATGATTGGACTCGGAATAGCACCGATATTTATTATGTATTTAGTATTTAATTTTTTAATTGGTATAACAATGCCGTGCTTCAATACACCAGTTACTGTGTTATTGCAGGAGAAAGTAGAACCATCGATGCACGGACGGATGTTCAGCCTTGTACAAATTGCGAATTCATGCGCGCTTCCTTTAGGAATGATAATATTTGGTCCGTTGTCGGATATGTTTAGTGTAGAGATTTTGTTAATTTATGCTGGGATATTCGTGCTATTTTGCGCAATGTATATTGTATTAAGCAAGAGGTTTGAAGTGTAA
- the crcB gene encoding fluoride efflux transporter CrcB → MIEALLVATGGFFGAITRFAISNWFKKRNKTQFPIATFLINITGAFLLGYIIGNGVTTGWQLLLGTGFMGAFTTFSTLKLESVQLLNRKKLYIFLLYLSATYIIGIAFAFLGMKLGGI, encoded by the coding sequence ATGATAGAAGCTTTATTAGTGGCAACAGGTGGATTTTTCGGCGCGATTACACGATTTGCAATTAGCAATTGGTTTAAGAAAAGAAATAAAACACAATTTCCAATTGCTACATTCCTTATTAATATAACAGGGGCATTTTTACTTGGATATATAATTGGCAACGGAGTCACTACAGGCTGGCAACTATTATTAGGTACTGGATTTATGGGCGCATTCACTACATTTTCTACGCTTAAATTAGAATCTGTTCAGCTTCTCAATCGTAAAAAACTGTACATCTTCCTTTTATATTTAAGTGCTACTTACATAATTGGTATCGCCTTTGCCTTCCTTGGAATGAAGCTAGGCGGAATATAA
- a CDS encoding nuclease-related domain-containing protein gives MKERKIPIYIRQLEALLRRLPVYHPKRNIIGENLAKHMAGYKGEQAIDYPLSFISEKEYSVLHDVRLSNHDQYFQIDTIIISTKFLLFLEIKNIAGTLIFDTKFNQLIRITEGNSEGFPDPVLQIKRQEIQLKKWLSLHGFSSSLPIESLVVISSPRTIIKSSDDNLLHTIIHSANLPHKIKWFESKYKKKVIDNVDRLIHQIIAEHSPLQQNILEQYKIEKEELLNGVQCEKCLVIPMVKVKKGWRCTSCKDFSKVAHEGAIRDYALLISTTCTNGNLKEFLHVSSGMVVNRILHTLNLAYTGNNKGRIYDLTSFQS, from the coding sequence GTGAAAGAAAGAAAAATACCGATTTATATAAGACAGTTAGAAGCGCTTCTTAGAAGGTTACCTGTATATCATCCGAAACGAAATATAATTGGAGAAAACTTGGCAAAACACATGGCGGGGTATAAAGGGGAGCAAGCGATTGATTATCCACTTAGTTTTATTTCTGAGAAAGAGTACAGTGTTTTACATGATGTTCGCTTATCTAATCATGATCAATACTTTCAAATTGATACTATTATCATTTCCACAAAGTTTCTTCTGTTTCTTGAGATAAAAAATATAGCAGGTACATTAATATTTGATACAAAGTTTAATCAACTTATCCGAATAACAGAAGGAAATTCAGAGGGATTTCCAGACCCTGTTTTACAAATAAAAAGGCAGGAAATACAACTTAAAAAATGGTTAAGCTTACATGGATTTTCTTCTAGTCTTCCAATCGAGTCCCTCGTTGTTATTAGCTCGCCTCGTACCATTATAAAATCTTCAGATGACAATCTTCTTCATACAATTATTCATAGTGCAAATCTACCTCATAAAATAAAGTGGTTTGAAAGTAAATATAAGAAAAAAGTTATAGATAATGTAGATAGGCTCATTCATCAAATAATAGCGGAGCATTCTCCACTTCAACAAAATATACTTGAGCAATATAAAATAGAAAAAGAGGAGTTGCTAAATGGAGTACAATGTGAGAAATGCTTAGTTATTCCAATGGTTAAAGTTAAGAAGGGGTGGCGTTGTACAAGTTGTAAAGATTTTTCAAAAGTGGCACATGAGGGTGCTATACGAGATTATGCATTGCTCATTAGTACGACATGTACGAACGGTAATTTGAAAGAGTTTCTCCATGTTTCGTCAGGTATGGTTGTAAACAGAATTCTCCACACACTAAATCTGGCCTATACTGGCAACAACAAAGGACGAATATATGATTTAACTTCTTTCCAATCGTAA
- a CDS encoding ABC-F family ATP-binding cassette domain-containing protein produces MSLLKVESLSHSFIDKVLYENASFDLHKGEHMGIVGQNGAGKSTLMKILVGEIISDKGSIKWQPNIQIGHLDQYAEIDGSYTISQYAKRAFYDLFEMEKRMNKLYEESAMTGDENQLLKAAEIQEQLEARDFYSVDSVINKVAAGLGIDAIGMDRVIGELSGGQRAKVILAKLLLEEPTILLLDEPTNFLDKEHVEWLANYLMNFEGAFIVVSHDFDFLEKVTSCICDVEFGTVKKYYGKYSDFVRQKEHLRKDYIRQYYAQRKKIEKTEEYIRRNIAGVNSKIAQGRRKQLERMERIAPPSFTHKPSIHFQELPISVQTVLEVNNLEVGYDFALLPKLNFSVMGGQKLVITGFNGVGKSTLLKTIVGNIASISGEFHFSEQIKIGYYEQDLNWSNDSLTPLQIISEQFPKLNMKEIRHHLAACGVKDTHVSQEIRTLSGGEQSKVKLCGLLLSPCNFLILDEPTNHLDAEAKEALQKALIQFKGSIILVSHEASFYLDWADSIFDIETGLVKGV; encoded by the coding sequence ATGAGTTTACTTAAAGTTGAAAGTTTATCACATAGTTTTATTGATAAAGTATTATACGAAAATGCTTCTTTTGATTTGCATAAAGGCGAGCATATGGGAATTGTTGGACAGAATGGTGCAGGGAAAAGCACATTAATGAAAATATTGGTGGGGGAAATTATTTCTGATAAGGGGAGCATTAAGTGGCAACCTAATATTCAAATTGGACATCTTGATCAATATGCAGAAATTGATGGGAGCTATACTATTTCACAATATGCAAAGCGAGCCTTTTATGATTTGTTTGAAATGGAAAAGAGAATGAATAAGTTATATGAAGAAAGTGCGATGACTGGAGATGAGAATCAACTATTGAAAGCAGCTGAAATACAAGAACAGCTTGAGGCTCGTGATTTTTATTCAGTAGACAGCGTAATAAATAAGGTGGCAGCCGGTTTAGGTATTGATGCGATTGGGATGGATCGTGTTATTGGTGAATTAAGCGGAGGGCAGCGTGCAAAGGTAATTTTAGCAAAGCTTTTATTAGAAGAGCCTACTATTTTATTACTAGATGAACCGACGAATTTTCTCGATAAGGAGCATGTGGAGTGGCTTGCTAATTATTTAATGAATTTTGAAGGAGCGTTTATTGTCGTATCACATGATTTTGATTTTCTGGAAAAGGTAACTTCTTGCATATGTGATGTAGAGTTCGGAACGGTTAAGAAGTATTACGGAAAATACTCAGATTTTGTAAGACAAAAGGAGCATTTGCGAAAAGATTATATTCGCCAATATTATGCACAGCGAAAGAAAATTGAAAAAACGGAAGAGTATATTCGTAGAAATATTGCTGGGGTGAATTCAAAAATAGCGCAAGGTCGTAGAAAACAATTGGAGCGTATGGAAAGAATTGCGCCACCAAGTTTTACTCATAAACCGTCTATTCATTTTCAGGAACTTCCCATTTCAGTTCAGACAGTTCTTGAAGTAAATAACCTTGAAGTTGGTTACGATTTCGCTCTCTTACCAAAGTTAAATTTTTCAGTAATGGGTGGGCAAAAACTTGTTATTACAGGTTTCAATGGAGTAGGGAAATCTACTTTATTAAAAACAATCGTTGGAAATATTGCTAGCATTTCTGGAGAGTTTCACTTTTCAGAGCAAATAAAGATTGGATATTATGAGCAAGATTTAAATTGGAGCAATGATTCTTTAACGCCGCTTCAAATTATTTCAGAACAGTTTCCTAAACTGAATATGAAGGAAATACGCCATCATTTAGCTGCGTGTGGTGTGAAGGATACGCACGTTTCGCAAGAAATTCGGACGTTAAGTGGTGGTGAACAATCGAAGGTGAAACTGTGCGGATTATTACTATCACCTTGTAACTTCTTAATTTTAGATGAGCCGACAAATCATTTAGATGCAGAAGCGAAGGAAGCTTTGCAAAAGGCGCTAATTCAGTTTAAGGGCAGCATTATACTCGTATCTCACGAAGCAAGTTTTTATCTTGATTGGGCAGATAGCATCTTTGATATAGAGACAGGATTAGTTAAGGGGGTGTGA